Below is a window of Candidozyma auris chromosome 3, complete sequence DNA.
gaaCTGTACCTTTTGCTCCATCACCCATATAAGTCACTTCTTCAGATACGGGACTTTATTAATGAAAACAGCACCCACTTTGGCTTCTCTCTTACGGATGACGAACTCCAACACCTGTGGTCACTAATCAACGATAGCTACATCACCGACCTCCACCTACTTTTCCCACCACATATCATAGCCATGGCTGCCATATACATAACGGTGGTTCTaaaaaagaatctcaattCTATTAGAAGCTCGGGTGGCCCCGTTGGTAGCCAAGGGTCGGACGGGAAGGACTCTTCCATGCACCTCGATGACCTCATGACGCTCCATGCTGGCGCTGAGGTTGGCATACAAAGCACGTCTGGCAGTAATTTGCCCGACCTGAGGCTAGACGAAGATACTGTCAAGATCGACCGATTCATGAACTTCTTTAACTACTCCCATGTGAATCTTGACGAGATGGTCGAGGCAATGCAAGAAATGATAAATTTGTACATTGCATGGGACCGCTACAATGAAAATCAAGTGCGCAAGGCATTGCAACAAATGCTACTTAGTCGCTAGTGAACACAATTCTTTGCAAGAGATGGCCCTACCTTAATTTTAGCCACCATCTACTGTTCGCGCTATACAACCACCTCTGTTGCGCAGCGCAGGGTTCCGTACTTCTTGCCAACAGGGAAGAGGCTGTAGGCTGCGTACACTCCTGGCGTAAAACCTTCTCAATTCAGGAACTGCCGAGACTGCACCAAGGAGGTGAATCCAAAGTGAAAGAACAAAACTGGGAAAGGAAGACTACAATTTGAGTTGCAATTCGGGGCGATctagaaaaaaaattcccTGCATTTTTCAGGCTCgcttcaatttttttttgttcattttcCTTGCTTGTTGCTTTTCCATTCATATCCTGCAACCAAGTGTTCGCTCCCCACGAGTGGGTAGCTTTCCATTTTCAGAACAGAATTTACCCTGATGAACTGCGCGTTTTGCACAAACCTGTCTTCATCGATCAACTTTTGTCCATCACCGACTGATCCGAAAGGAATAGTTTAGACCATCTTCCCAGTTTTTGACATTTCAATATTGTCCTGATGGCATCACAACACTCCTCCTCATGGCAGGAGGTGATTGATAAAAACCAGATCCCTATCTCGAGAAATTTCCTCGTGGGTCTCCACTTGACACATTTCTTGAGTACCAGATTCGCTCCCAACGTTACACATTACACACAGAAGTTCTTTCATCTACAATATTTTATCGAAAGGAAAGACCAGCAAAACATATACGATATTGGTGTGGACGATGCTTATTACGTCGTGTCGTGGATCGTGCTCCTCACTTTTTTCAGGTCTTTCCTCATGGAGTGTGCATTTATTCCCTTTGCCCGCCACGTTAATAAGATCCACTCGAGAAAAGCTAGAATGAGATTTGCGGAACAGAGCTGGATGGTGACTTACTACTGCTTTTCATTTGCATTCGGCTTCTACATATACCGCCTCTCTCCTCATTGGCACAACATCGACAATCTTTACATTGGTTGGCCTCATTACCGCATGCCatctttgttcaagaaataCTACCTTGTCTCCATAGCGTTTTGGTTTCAACAAATCGTTGTGCTTAATatcgaaaagaaaagaaaagatcaCGTTCAAATGTTATGCCATCACATTATCACGGTTGCTTTGGTTTTGGGATCCTATTACTATTACTACACAAGAATTGGCAAcatga
It encodes the following:
- the SSN8 gene encoding cyclin-dependent protein serine/threonine kinase regulator SSN8; the protein is MSADYWSSSQRNKWQFTREGLADCRRKLVLLEKKMIQGGLIKENPQIVYDVNMRIYLHTLVVKLGRRLNVRQIALASAEVYLFRFLTRVSLKEVNAYLLVTTCLYVACKIEECPQHLRLIVSEARNLWPEYIPHDVTKLAEFEFYLIEEMESYLLLHHPYKSLLQIRDFINENSTHFGFSLTDDELQHSWSLINDSYITDLHLLFPPHIIAMAAIYITVVLKKNLNSIRSSGGPVGSQGSDGKDSSMHLDDLMTLHAGAEVGIQSTSGSNLPDSRLDEDTVKIDRFMNFFNYSHVNLDEMVEAMQEMINLYIAWDRYNENQVRKALQQMLLSR
- the LAC1 gene encoding Lac1p; this encodes MASQHSSSWQEVIDKNQIPISRNFLVGLHLTHFLSTRFAPNVTHYTQKFFHLQYFIERKDQQNIYDIGVDDAYYVVSWIVLLTFFRSFLMECAFIPFARHVNKIHSRKARMRFAEQSWMVTYYCFSFAFGFYIYRLSPHWHNIDNLYIGWPHYRMPSLFKKYYLVSIAFWFQQIVVLNIEKKRKDHVQMLCHHIITVALVLGSYYYYYTRIGNMILMIMDSVDIFLSSAKILKYSGWQRSCDAMFVLFLISWVALRHGLYNYLYYHAWTKARDLMFDSQCIPGILQKRCWTTTVVNVFLTLLGSLQFITCLWMYSILKVLNKVIHGDSADDVRSDEDDSDVESEDDSKTNQTPETTDEDVTEKVDQESNTHAQNDS